The Pseudoalteromonas rubra nucleotide sequence TTGCGGTCAGTTTATCCAGACCATCGATTGTCGATTGTGCTTTTTGCATTTTTGCGCTGAGAGAACCAATCTCTTCAATGTTGGCATTTAACGCAACCTGCCCCTGACTCGACAGGCTGTTTGCTTCAGTGGCAAGCTCAGACGCATGCTTGGCATTATTAGAAATCTCAACCGCACTGGATGACAGTTGGTTAATTGCTGTAGCAACACTGTCAGTACGCTTGGTTTGCTCAGTATAAATGTCCAGGGCCCCCTGAGTTTGGGATTGTAGCCCAGCCATAACCTGCTCAAGTGCTAGCGTGGTTTCTTTGACTTTAGAGATACTCTCGTGAATTTTGTCTACGAACAAGTTGAAGTAATTCGAGAGTTCACCAAATTCATCGTTGTTTTCTACATCCAGCCGACGTGTCAGGTCACCTTCCCCCTGCGCTATGTCTTTAATTGCTTCATTCAGGTGAACCATAGGTCGCATCAGGTATTTGAGCAACAGTTGTAACATCACCACTATCACCACGACACCCACCAGCATGTAAATTAGCGCCATATTGCGAAATGATGCGACAGAGCTATAGGCAATCTCTTTGTCTATAACTACGCCTAAATACCAATCAACATTTTTGATGCCGCGCATAGCCACAAAGGAAACCAATTTTTCTTTACCATCGATTTCTAACTCTGCGAACGCTTCAGTGAGGGGTAATTTAGTGCCAAATAAATCCACCATTGGTTTGTCATTCAGCTGCGTGTCCGGATGGCTCAGGATCCGCCCTTCGGCGTCTAGCAAAAAGCCATATCCATAACCAAGAAAATCAATTTCATTGACGATATCAGTGATGGTGGCCATATCTATGTCGCCACCGGCAACACCAGAGAAGCGACCATTGTTCATAATAGGCACCACAGCTGTGATGGTCAGCTCATTACTAGTTACATCTATATAAGGGGTCGTAAATGCAGTATCTCTTTTACGTTCTGCCAGTTTATACCAGGGCCTTTGGGTGGCATCAAAGTCGCTTGGTAACACCACCGTCGTATCGTTCAGGACGAACTGGCCGTCTGGCGTACCAATAAAGGTATTCTTAAAGTGTCCGGCTTCATGCGCGGTTTGTACCCGGCGCAATATATCAGCGGTTGCATCATCAGTGCGATGGCCGCTGGCTACAGAGCTGACAATATCCAGCCTGTCATTCAACCAGTTTGCAATGTTTTGTGACACAGATTCGGAGATTTCCTGCAATACCAAAGTCAGCTGAGCCTGAGTTTGCGAGCGCATCAGAATAAAGTTGTTCACGGTAAAAAGGGAGAGCACGATCACCAGCACCAATGAAGCGGCCAGTGTTATTTTAGTTGTAAATTTAAGCGCACTAAACATGGGGATCCTGTCTTAATTCTGCTAATACAAATTTGTTTTACCAAATCTTAACGAGTTTGTCTTACCTTATCGGCGAAACTTTTACTGTCTTAAGTCAATTATACACTTGTTTTCACGATTTATTTTTCAATTGAATGGTTATTAAACAGGTGTCAACTTCAGGAACGAAAAAAGGTGAGATATTTCTCACCTTTGTATGACACACAATAATTATCAAAAAACGCTACAGCTGTGACTGATAGGCCTTCCAGCTAAGCGACAAATCAATCCCTGAGTGCTTTGAGAAAGTCTGCCAACTCCACTGTGTGTCATCATTTGGGTCTAGCTGTCCATTCAGGTCAACCAGCAAATTCGGATAACCGGTTGCTTCAAGCCAGTAAATAAAAAACGCGGTGGTTTTGTATCCTGAGTCAAAGTTACCGCCGGGCTTACGAAAGCCCGGACCAACGTATCCGGCTTTCATACGCACCACATCCGCAATCCCTTCTATCACAGGACCTATTTCTTTGTAGTTGTTATCATCAAATTGATAAGCATGAGCTATCTCATGGTATAACACACCAATCAACTCATCATACAATGCTTGTTGCGACTTACCTTCGGCAAATTTCGCAAGGTATTGAGCGCTGATGTGTATTTTCGCACCATTAAAATCCCCCTCTTTATACGCAACCCCTTTCATGTCTTCCAGAATGATTTCAATTTCAGGCAGCTGAGGGGCCACAGACATATCCTTATAGAGCAGCCTTGCAACATTATATGAAATCTGCCTTATCAGTCTGATATCAACATACTGCCAAACCTCGGGGCTAGATTCGCTGAAATTTCTGATTGTGACATTTGGTAGCGCAAACTGCTGCCATGCAATATCAGCATCAAAAGCGAGTGGCTTTAGCTGTGTGTCTATCTCTGCAGCAGATAGTGATGCCGACATCAGTATCGTACAGGCTGCGGTACATATCGTAGACGCTTTCATTATTTATACTCTGACAAAGAAGGCGGTCTGGCAGTAAAAGTCTTGCCCCATTGTTTATTCGGTTTGTCACCCATAACATATTTAAGCTCTCCGCCAGCCATAATGTCGTCATGAGTCAGGTAACTGCGTTGCAGCGCCTTGCCATTTAGGGTGACTGACTGAATGTACTTGTTTGTATCGCTCAAACCCACAGCTGTGGTTGTGAATTGTTTGTCGTTTGCCAGCTTCAAAGTGACCTTGGGTGTCTGAGGCGCACCAATCGCATAAGCCAGATCGCCCGGTGCTACAGGATAAAAACCCATTGCAGAGAAGATATACCAGGCAGACATTTGGCCAACGTCATCATTACCAGCAAGTCCGTCAGGCTTGTCTGAACTCAATGTATCCATGATCTGACGGATACGCTCCTGGGTTTTCCATGGCTTACCCGCATAGTTATATAAATAAGCGATGTGATGGCTAGGTTCATTGCCATGTGCATAATTACCGATGAGGCCCGCAATATCCTCGTGCTCTTTGATCATGTCATGTGATAGTGGCGTATCGAACAACTCATCTAGTCGCTTAGCGAAAGCCTCATCCCCACCCATTAGCTCAATAAGGCCAGCGACGTCCTGCGGCACGTAAAAGCTGTACTGCATTGCGTTACCTTCCGTAAAAGGTCCCATATACTTAGCTTTAAACGCATTGAATTCAGGATCCCAGCGGCCCTGACTATCGCGACCACGCATAAAGCCGCTTTGTGAATCAAACACATTCTTATAGCTCATTGCCCGGGCATAGTAGTGTTTAGCCTGCTTGCTTTTACCCATTGCCTCGAACATTCTAGCAATAGCAAAGTCGTCATAAGCATATTCCAGCGTAATAGAAACGGATTCGGGTAGCACATCCATAGGAACATACCCGTACTTTTTATATTCCGGGATCGCATCGTAAACTGGGTTGTTTGCGGTGTTAATAATGGCTTCTACGGCCAGATCAACATCATAGTCCCGGATCCCCTTAAGGTAAGCATCAGCAATAACAGAGACCGCGTGATAACCAATCATGGTCCAAGTTTCGTGTGCGTGGAATGACCAGATAGGTAACATTTTTTCGTAGCTTTGCTGATAGTGCACCAACATTGACTGGATCATACCCGAAACCCTGTCTGGATCTATGTAGGTCAACAGAGGGTGTAGCGCGCGATAAGTGTCCCACAGCGAGTAAAGTGTGTAATGCTCGAAATCCTTGCCATCATGAATTTCACCATCTACACCGCGATATTGCCCGTTCACGTCCTGATATAGGCTTGGTGCCTGTAATGCATGGTAAAGTGCGGTGTAAAATTGACGCTTCTCAGAGCGCGTGCCTTCAACGTCGACTTTATCTAAATAAGATGCCCATTGAGTATTGGCGGCCTTGCGAACTTTGTTGAAGTCCCAGTGCGGGATCTCCGCCCTCAGGTTTTCGAGTGCATTACTGCGACTGACAGCAGACAGCGCCACTTTGATTTGCAGCGGTTTGCTCTCTACATTGTCAAAACTGGCTACGAATTTAACCGCTTTGCCCGCTGTCATTTTGACTGCTTTGTTTTCTATCGTTGAATGCTTTTCCTTACCAAGGCAACCCATACAACGATAGCGCATGTTGTCTTCATTGATGAAACGGTAGCTATCTATTGGCTGAGAAAACTCAATGGCAAAGTACATCTGGCGATTACGCGCCCACCCGTTAGTTGCTCGATAAGCAACCAGTGTGGTGTCATTGATCTTGCGAATATCACTCCAAATCACTTTGTTTTCAAAATTATAAATTGCACTGGTCAGGTCGAACAGAACATGACCCTCGCCGCCATTTTTAAACGTGTACTGGTGCATACCAACACGGGGACTGGCCGTTAACTCTGCCTTGATATTATAATCTTGCAGCTCTACCCCATAGTAACCAGCCTCAGCCCATTCCTGGTCATGCGAAAATCGCGAACGATAGCCCGCGTCTGGGTTTTCTGCGGTGCCGGGATCGGTTTTAACCTCCCCGCTAATCGGCATAACCAGCAAATCACCAAGATCCGAGTGGCCCGTGCCAGAAAAGTGCGTATGAGAAAAACCAACTATGGTGGTGTCATCATAATGGTAACCTGCGCACCGCTTGTAAATTTCAGGCTGCGGTGATACCCCACGCATTGGATTATCCGTATCCGGGCTGAGCTGAACCATACCAAAAGGGACAACCGCACCAGGAAACGTATGACCGTCTCCGCCGGTGCCTATAAATGGGTCTACCCACTGAGTGTTTGACTCTTTTGCCATCCCCAGTGATGAGACAGATATCAAAGTAGCCATAGTCGCTACTGATACGATGCGATACATGCACCTCTCCTTAATACCTAATTGTTATTATTTGGACCGTTCCAATTAACACTATCTTACACCGCAAATGAATACGTATTCAATAGAAACAGGATAAGAAATAAATGCAAAGATAAAAAGTGAGAAGTTAAAAATGATGCGTTGGGAGGATAAAAAGCCGGCACTGAGGCCGGCTTGAAAATATGATAATTAGCTATCGACTTTCTGCTGCCACTGTTTGTAAAGAGACACCACGTTCAAGCCGTACCATGCGATAAATACATAGCAAACCATAGGCACAACAAAGCTGATCTGTATACCCGCGCTGTCTGCAACCAGACCCTGAACCAGAGGGATCAGCGCGCCACCTACAATTGCCAGACACAACCAACCTGAACCTTTGCTGGTTAGTGACCCGAGTCCCTCGATGGCAATAGAGAAAATCGTCGGGAACATGATTGAGTTGAATAAACCCACCGCAAGTACCGCAAACATAGCCAGTTTACCGTCGGTTGACATAGTGAGCAGCAACAGCGCAATTATTGCAATGGCGTTAAACATTAGCGCTTTAGAAGGAGAGATTTTTTGCAACGCGGCAGAGCCAATAAAGCGGCCAACCATAGCACCACCCCAGTAATAAGATATATATTTTGCTGCCGTATGCTCTTCCATGCCAGCAATCGAAGGCTCTGCAAAATAGTTAACCAGGAAACTGCCAATCGCAACTTCTGCACCAACATAACAAAATATGGCAGCCACCCCCATAACCAGATGTGGGGCTTCTGTCAGCTTGTGACCACGTGCCTTACAATCACCCTCTTCTGTGTGCGCTTCGATTGTCGGCAATTTAAGAAATGCAAATACAGCGGCTATCAACAACAAGGCGCCTGCAAGTATCAAATAAGGGACTTTAACAGAGTCAGCACTCGCATCTGTCGCCATGCTAGCGCCTGCACCAAACAACAGCATACCACCGACAGCCGGACCAACCGTAGTTCCGAGAGAATTCAGCGCTTGCGCTAGGTTCAATCGACTGGACGCTGTTTTTTCCGGACCTAGTGCTGCAACATACGGATTAGCAGACACCTGCAACACTGTAATACCTGATGCCAATACAAATAAAGAAGTCAGGAATAACCAGTATTCATGCACGACAACCGCTGGATAAAACAAGAGACAGCCAGCCGCTGCAACAACAAGGCCGGTTAATACACCATTTTTGTAGCCATACCGTTTTAGGAAAGCACCAGCAGGTAAAGAGACGATAAAATAGGCGCTAAAGAAGCAAAACTGAACCAGCATGGCTTCGGTGTAACTCAGGTCAAACACCGCTTTAAGACGCGGGATCAGTACATCATTGAGTACAGTTATGAATCCCCATAGAAAAAACAGGGTGGTCATTGCCGTCAGTGGTAACAAATAGTTGTTGTTCTTTGCATCTCCACTGGCAACATAACTTTGGTTAGTGTTGATTTCGCTCACTTGGAATACTCCGTGTTATAGGATTCAGTGATTCTACACACTGTTACAGAAAAATCACAAATGTTTTATTGGACCGTTCCAATTTATTTTTGATGGTGCTAAAGTAAGACGCAAAGAGAGTACCGCCAAGTCACTAGACTCAGGCCGAATAACCACAGACTGGAAAGGTTATGTCTATAAATTTCAAAAACGACGACTTCTTACTTAAGCATATTAACCGGACAATGGGCTTTTACCACCCTCGATGTATCGACCCCAGTGGTGGCTTCTTCCACTATTTTCTGGACGATGGCACCGTTTACAATCAGCATGCTCGTCATCTGGTTTCCAGTACCCGGTTTGTTTTCAATTATGCGATGGCCTATCTGCAGACCCAGGAACCTGAGTACCTGAACCAAGTACGTCACGGTCTGGATTTTCTGGAGACGGTGCATAAGCAACCAAATGGTGGATATGCCTGGGTGATCAATAAAAATCAGGCTGAAGACACCACCAATCATTGTTACGGCCTCGCTTTTGTGCTGCTTGCCAATGCCGTCGC carries:
- a CDS encoding methyl-accepting chemotaxis protein encodes the protein MFSALKFTTKITLAASLVLVIVLSLFTVNNFILMRSQTQAQLTLVLQEISESVSQNIANWLNDRLDIVSSVASGHRTDDATADILRRVQTAHEAGHFKNTFIGTPDGQFVLNDTTVVLPSDFDATQRPWYKLAERKRDTAFTTPYIDVTSNELTITAVVPIMNNGRFSGVAGGDIDMATITDIVNEIDFLGYGYGFLLDAEGRILSHPDTQLNDKPMVDLFGTKLPLTEAFAELEIDGKEKLVSFVAMRGIKNVDWYLGVVIDKEIAYSSVASFRNMALIYMLVGVVVIVVMLQLLLKYLMRPMVHLNEAIKDIAQGEGDLTRRLDVENNDEFGELSNYFNLFVDKIHESISKVKETTLALEQVMAGLQSQTQGALDIYTEQTKRTDSVATAINQLSSSAVEISNNAKHASELATEANSLSSQGQVALNANIEEIGSLSAKMQKAQSTIDGLDKLTASIGQVLEVIKGVSEQTNLLALNAAIEAARAGEAGRGFAVVADEVRQLAQRTQESTQEIENTIGELQQGSASAVAVMKSSIDDSSNSAEQAQSAGTKMQEVTHAIDSIDGVNHAVASATQEQNAVIQSLDSDIHGISDLCVEGSDSLTKTLQECQTLKLQFDELENMLAKFKV
- a CDS encoding basic secretory protein-like protein yields the protein MKASTICTAACTILMSASLSAAEIDTQLKPLAFDADIAWQQFALPNVTIRNFSESSPEVWQYVDIRLIRQISYNVARLLYKDMSVAPQLPEIEIILEDMKGVAYKEGDFNGAKIHISAQYLAKFAEGKSQQALYDELIGVLYHEIAHAYQFDDNNYKEIGPVIEGIADVVRMKAGYVGPGFRKPGGNFDSGYKTTAFFIYWLEATGYPNLLVDLNGQLDPNDDTQWSWQTFSKHSGIDLSLSWKAYQSQL
- a CDS encoding GH92 family glycosyl hydrolase, which gives rise to MYRIVSVATMATLISVSSLGMAKESNTQWVDPFIGTGGDGHTFPGAVVPFGMVQLSPDTDNPMRGVSPQPEIYKRCAGYHYDDTTIVGFSHTHFSGTGHSDLGDLLVMPISGEVKTDPGTAENPDAGYRSRFSHDQEWAEAGYYGVELQDYNIKAELTASPRVGMHQYTFKNGGEGHVLFDLTSAIYNFENKVIWSDIRKINDTTLVAYRATNGWARNRQMYFAIEFSQPIDSYRFINEDNMRYRCMGCLGKEKHSTIENKAVKMTAGKAVKFVASFDNVESKPLQIKVALSAVSRSNALENLRAEIPHWDFNKVRKAANTQWASYLDKVDVEGTRSEKRQFYTALYHALQAPSLYQDVNGQYRGVDGEIHDGKDFEHYTLYSLWDTYRALHPLLTYIDPDRVSGMIQSMLVHYQQSYEKMLPIWSFHAHETWTMIGYHAVSVIADAYLKGIRDYDVDLAVEAIINTANNPVYDAIPEYKKYGYVPMDVLPESVSITLEYAYDDFAIARMFEAMGKSKQAKHYYARAMSYKNVFDSQSGFMRGRDSQGRWDPEFNAFKAKYMGPFTEGNAMQYSFYVPQDVAGLIELMGGDEAFAKRLDELFDTPLSHDMIKEHEDIAGLIGNYAHGNEPSHHIAYLYNYAGKPWKTQERIRQIMDTLSSDKPDGLAGNDDVGQMSAWYIFSAMGFYPVAPGDLAYAIGAPQTPKVTLKLANDKQFTTTAVGLSDTNKYIQSVTLNGKALQRSYLTHDDIMAGGELKYVMGDKPNKQWGKTFTARPPSLSEYK
- a CDS encoding sugar MFS transporter, whose protein sequence is MSEINTNQSYVASGDAKNNNYLLPLTAMTTLFFLWGFITVLNDVLIPRLKAVFDLSYTEAMLVQFCFFSAYFIVSLPAGAFLKRYGYKNGVLTGLVVAAAGCLLFYPAVVVHEYWLFLTSLFVLASGITVLQVSANPYVAALGPEKTASSRLNLAQALNSLGTTVGPAVGGMLLFGAGASMATDASADSVKVPYLILAGALLLIAAVFAFLKLPTIEAHTEEGDCKARGHKLTEAPHLVMGVAAIFCYVGAEVAIGSFLVNYFAEPSIAGMEEHTAAKYISYYWGGAMVGRFIGSAALQKISPSKALMFNAIAIIALLLLTMSTDGKLAMFAVLAVGLFNSIMFPTIFSIAIEGLGSLTSKGSGWLCLAIVGGALIPLVQGLVADSAGIQISFVVPMVCYVFIAWYGLNVVSLYKQWQQKVDS